GGCACTGTGGGTCAAGGAAAGCTTCGAAAGCACGGCCGAGCAGAGCGAAAGCGTCTGGTTGCCGGCCTATCAGGTCGATATCGACGCCAAACCCCTGCCGGGCATGGACGATGACGAAGCCTCCGACGTGGCCTTCAACCCGAAAACCCGCACCCTCTTCGCCGTAATGGGCAAAAACCCGTTCCTGGTCGAGCTCAGCCTGGACGGCAATGTGCTGCGCCAGATCCCGCTAGAGGGCTGGAACAACCCCGAAGGGGTGGCGGTGATGGAAGACGGGCACCTGGCGATCGTTGACGAACGGCTGCACGACCTGACGGTGGTCAAGGTGGATGCGCACACCACCTCGCTCAAGCACGACGACTTCCCGAGCTACGACCTGGGCAAGTCGGCGAAGAGTAACAAGGGCTTTGAGGCCGTGGCCTGGGACCCTCTGCGTCAGCGCCTGGTGATCGGCGAAGAGCGCCCGCCCACGCTTTACACCTGGGGCACCGATGGCCGTAGCCCACTCAAGGGCGACAAGCAGCTGCTACCCAACGATGAACTCGACCTGCGCAACCTGTCGGCCCTTGGCGTAGACCCGCGCACTGGGCACCTGCTGGTGCTG
The sequence above is drawn from the Pseudomonas putida genome and encodes:
- a CDS encoding SdiA-regulated domain-containing protein gives rise to the protein MPSRSSAPAIPKRRFYLRWPFGLAVAAVIGYGVSVAMHWDDRGALWVKESFESTAEQSESVWLPAYQVDIDAKPLPGMDDDEASDVAFNPKTRTLFAVMGKNPFLVELSLDGNVLRQIPLEGWNNPEGVAVMEDGHLAIVDERLHDLTVVKVDAHTTSLKHDDFPSYDLGKSAKSNKGFEAVAWDPLRQRLVIGEERPPTLYTWGTDGRSPLKGDKQLLPNDELDLRNLSALGVDPRTGHLLVLSADSNMLLELDEQGQQVSFMTLLGGFNGLEHTIPRAEGVAMDDQGNLYMVSEPALFYRFKKN